The Streptomyces rubrogriseus genomic sequence AGGGTTGGGCTGTTCGCCCATTAAAGCGGTACGCGAGCTGGGTTTAGAACGTCGTGAGACAGTTCGGTCCCTATCCGCTGTGCGCGTAGGAGTCTTGAGAAGGGCTGTCCCTAGTACGAGAGGACCGGGACGGACGAACCTCTGGTGTGCCAGTTGTTCTGCCAAGGGCATGGCTGGTTGGCTACGTTCGGGAGGGATAACCGCTGAAAGCATCTAAGCGGGAAGCCTGCTTCGAGATGAGGACTCCCACCCCCTTGAGGGGTTAAGGCTCCCAGTAGACGACTGGGTTGATAGGCCGGATCTGGAAGCACCGTGAGGTGTGGAGGTGACCGGTACTAATAGGCCGAGGGCTTGTCCTCAGTTGCTCGCGTCCACTGTGTTAGTTCTGAGGCAACGACCGTTGCCGGATTTGAGTAGAACGCACAATTAAAGAGTGTGCTTGTTCGCTCGAAACCATTAGGGTTTCGGTGGTCATAGCGTAGGGGAAACGCCCGGTTACATTTCGAACCCGGAAGCTAAGCCTTACAGCGCCGATGGTACTGCAGGGGGGACCCTGTGGGAGAGTAGGACGCCGCCGAACAATCTTTGGAAAGGACCCCTGGTCCCCAGCGTTCAGCTGGGGACCAGGGGTCCTTTCGTTTTTCCAGGGCGCACCGGGTACCCGGTTGCGCGAGAATGACTTGCGGTACCGAAGACAGGAGTCACCAATGTCCACCAACTCTCCCGACGACCGACCGGAGCGCGACCAGCGCCGACGGGACAGTGGTGACCGCGGTGACCGCAGGGATCAGCGCGGGGACCGTGGCGGGTTCCGTCGAGACGACCGCCGAGACGACCGCCGGGGCGACGACCGTGGCGGACAGCGTGGTGGCTTCCGCCGGGACGACCGGGACCGTGGGCCGCGTCGGGACGATCGCGATCGTGGTGGCGACCGGGGTTTCCGTCGGGATGACCGGGGTGGTGAGCGTCCGTCCTTCCGCCGTGACGACCGTGGTGAGCGTGGGGACCGGGGCGACCGTCCCTCGTACCGTCGTGACGACCGCGGAGACCGCGGGGACCGTCCCGCCTTCCGACGGGACGATCGCCGCGACGACCGTCGTGACGATCGGCGCGATGACCGCGGTGGGCAGCGCGGTGGTTTCCGTCGGGAGGACCGTCGTGACGATCGCCGTGATGACCGTCGTGACGGTCGTCGCGAGGACAACCGCGGTGGCGGGTACGGGCGTCGGGACGATCGCGACCGTGGTGGCGACCGGGGTTTCCGTCGGGATGACCGGGGTGGTGAGCGTCCGTCCTTCCGCCGTGACGACCGTGGTGAGCGTGGGGACCGGGGCGACCGCCCCTCGTACCGTCGTGACGACCGTGGTGACCGCGGTGACCGTCCCTCGTACCGGAGGGATGACCGTCGTGACGACCGTCGCGATGATCGTCCTGCCTTCCGTCGTGACGACCGTCGGGATGATCGTCCTGCCTTCCGTCGTGACGACCGGCGTGACGACCGTCCTGCCTTCCGGCGTGACGACCGGCGTGACGACCGTCCTGCCTTCCGTCGTGACGACCGGCGCGACGACCGGCGTGACGACCGTGGCGATCGTGGCGGCTTCCGTCGGGACGACAACCGTGGTGAGCGCGGCGGATTCGGCCGGCGTGACGACGGCCGGGGTGGTGACCGTGGTGGGTTCCGCGGGCGCGACGACCGCGGAGGTCGTGGGCCCCGTCGTGACGACCGCGGAGGGCGGCCCGGCGGCTACCGAGGCCGTGACGACCGGCAGGGCGGCGGTGGCCGTTTCCGCGAGGAGCGCGACCGTGACCGGGAGCCGATCAAGCGGCTGCCGATCCCCGAGGAGGTCACGGGCGACGAGATCGACAAGGACGTGCGGCAGGAGCTGCAGAGCCTGCCCAAGACGCTCGCGGAGGATGTCGCCCGGAACCTGGTGATGGTCGCGCGGCTGCTCGACGAGGACCCGGAGGCCGCGTACGGCTACTCCAGGGTCGCCCTGCGCCTGGCGTCCCGCGTCGCCGCCGTACGGGAGGCGGCCGGGTTCGCCGCGTACGCCAACCAGAAGTACGCCGAGGCGCTGGCGGAGTTCCGGGCCGCTCGGCGCATGACCGGTTCCGTCGAGCTGTGGCCGGTGATGGCCGACTGCGAGCGCGGGCTCGGCCGTCCGGAGAAGGCGCTGGACATGGCCGGTGCCCCCGAGGTGCACAAGCTGGACAAGGCCGGTCAGGTCGAGATGCGCCTGGTGGCGGCCGGTGCCCGGCGTGACATGGGGCAGCTGGACGCGGCCATCGTGACGCTGCAGAGCCCCGAGCTCGCCTCGAACTCCGTACAGCCGTGGACCGCGCGGCTGCGGTACGCCTACGCCGACGCGCTGCTGGCCGCCGGCCGGGAGCAGGAGGCGCGGGAGTGGTTCGCGAAGGCCGTGGAGTCGGACCGGGACGGCAGCACGGACGCGTCCGACCGGCTCGCCGAGCTGGACGGCGTGGAGTTCATGGACGCCCTGGACGAGGGTGAGTCCGAGAGCGATGACCAGAGGCCTTCCGCCGAGGACGGCGACGGCGACAAGGATTGACGGCCTGACGGCCTGACGGCCTGACGGCCTGACGCCTGAGGGCGAGTCGAGGGGGCGGGACCGGTTCGCGGTCCCGCCCCTCGGCGTGTCACCAGGCCGTCTCAGGCGTCGAGTGGGCGCAGTACCAGGCCCGAGGCCGGTTTCGGGCCGAAGGAGGTCGACTTGCGGGGCATCGTGACGCCCTGTCGGGCCAGTTCGCGGACGACCTCCTCGCGGACCGGGTGCATCAGCACCGCCGTACCGCCGTCGCGCTCGGCCTTCTCGACGGTGGCCGCCGTGTCGTGGATGTAGGAGATGTGGGACGCCGAGTCGTCCGGAACGTGCCAGACGTGGGCGAGGAGCGTGGCGTGCAGGACGGTGGCGTCCAGGGTGCGCCAGGCCTCGGGCCGGTCGGTGGGGACCGTGCGGGCCAGCAGGCCGGGATCCGGCAGGTCGACGAGGTGGAAGGCGCCGTCGCCGGCGAGGAGGAAGGCGTTGCCCACGTCGGTGGCCTTCGCCAGGGTTTCCAGAGACGCGTCCAGCGGCGTGTCCAGGCGGCGGACGCGGAAGTGTCCGTCCAGCGCGGCCACGGCTTCGTGCACCGGGACGCCGTGCAGGAGCCGGTGGATGGCGCGGACGCGGAGCGGGTAGCGGGCCGTGTCGACCAGGAGGACCAGGCCGTGGTCCCACGGGCTGGGCGAAGGATGTTCCGCACGCAGGGTGCGGTAGGTGGCCCAGCGGTGGTGGCCGTCGGCGATGAGGGCCTGGTGCCGGGACAGCTCCGTCCGGACGCGGGCCACGGTGTCCGGGTCGGTGACCGACCACAGGCGATGGCAGAAGCCGTCCTCCGTGGTCGTGGAGAGGAGCGGCTGCTGCTCGGCCGTGCGTTCCACGAGGGCGGTGGTGGCCGACGTCTCGTCGTCGCCGCGGTAGGTCAGGAGCAGCGGCTCGAGGTTCGCCCGGGTGGCCCGCATGAGTGCCGCGCGGTCGGCGACTACGTGCGGCATGACGTCCTCGTGCGGCAGGACCACCTGCTCGGACGGGTCCGACACGCGCAGGGCGCCGATGATGCCGCGCTGCAGCATGCCCTCGCGGTCGCGCTGTTCGTAGACGTACAGACCCGGTTCGGGGTCGGTGGTCAGGATGCCCTCCGCCGTCCAGCGCCGCAGGGTGCGGGCGGCCTGCTCGTTGCGCGCCTCGGGTGTGGCGGCCTGGGGCAGGATCAGGCGGACGATGTTGTACGGGTCGGCCGACTCGAGGTGTAGCAGGCCGTCGGGGCGGACCACGACGTCGTAGGGCGGGGAGGTCACGGCGGCCAGGCTGCCGACCCGGTCGGGGTCGTAGCGGAGGCCTCGGAACGGGGTGAGTTCCAGGCCCCGGCGCGCCGTTGCTTCCGGGTGACCTGCAGAGTTCATCCCGGCATCGTACGTGTGTCAGTGGCATGGGGGATGATCGGGGGAAAGGCGACGAACGAGGAGCGATGCGCAATGAGCCGGAGCGTCAGGACGAGGCCCGCGGGCAGTGGGCCGGACCTGAGTGAGGCGTACGACACGGCGCTGCTCGACCTGGACGGAGTGGTGTACGCCGGGGGGAACGCGATCGCTCACGCCGTCGACTCCCTCGCGGCGGCCCGCGACGGCGGGATGCGCCTGGCCTACGTCACCAACAACGCGCTCCGGACCCCCGACGTGGTGGCCGCGCACCTGACCGAGCTGGGTATACCGACAGGGGCCGCGGACGTCATCACGTCGG encodes the following:
- a CDS encoding tetratricopeptide repeat protein; its protein translation is MPIPEEVTGDEIDKDVRQELQSLPKTLAEDVARNLVMVARLLDEDPEAAYGYSRVALRLASRVAAVREAAGFAAYANQKYAEALAEFRAARRMTGSVELWPVMADCERGLGRPEKALDMAGAPEVHKLDKAGQVEMRLVAAGARRDMGQLDAAIVTLQSPELASNSVQPWTARLRYAYADALLAAGREQEAREWFAKAVESDRDGSTDASDRLAELDGVEFMDALDEGESESDDQRPSAEDGDGDKD
- a CDS encoding DUF1015 domain-containing protein, whose translation is MNSAGHPEATARRGLELTPFRGLRYDPDRVGSLAAVTSPPYDVVVRPDGLLHLESADPYNIVRLILPQAATPEARNEQAARTLRRWTAEGILTTDPEPGLYVYEQRDREGMLQRGIIGALRVSDPSEQVVLPHEDVMPHVVADRAALMRATRANLEPLLLTYRGDDETSATTALVERTAEQQPLLSTTTEDGFCHRLWSVTDPDTVARVRTELSRHQALIADGHHRWATYRTLRAEHPSPSPWDHGLVLLVDTARYPLRVRAIHRLLHGVPVHEAVAALDGHFRVRRLDTPLDASLETLAKATDVGNAFLLAGDGAFHLVDLPDPGLLARTVPTDRPEAWRTLDATVLHATLLAHVWHVPDDSASHISYIHDTAATVEKAERDGGTAVLMHPVREEVVRELARQGVTMPRKSTSFGPKPASGLVLRPLDA